In Carassius auratus strain Wakin unplaced genomic scaffold, ASM336829v1 scaf_tig00217381, whole genome shotgun sequence, a single genomic region encodes these proteins:
- the LOC113100861 gene encoding C-C chemokine receptor type 5-like isoform X2: MNSTAASLRTTAQHPWTGRTSYPYLNDITSASVGTPFTDYDYYLYYKNGDDPSALPCDYGTHGASILPVLYSLFFIVGFLGNILVIWVVLLGVKLRSMTDICLLNLAVADLLLVCSLPFLAHSARDQWIFGNFMCTVVFSVYNIGFYSGIFFIVLMSVDRYLAVVHAVFALRVRTRTYGILASVIIWIIAVSASFPELLNLKTTQMSSLTYCIYYPTNNVDSSHYSMIIGIFRKNIMGLILPLIVIGFCYSMILMKLLTVRSPRRQAIRLVITVMVVFFCCWAPYNVAAFVKALELSKYTNSTCESSKAIKISLQITEALAYSHSCVNPFLYVFVGEKFRKQLFRLLYRTPFSRVQFMKSYIIQGTGSVYSQTTSVDERSAIAV, encoded by the coding sequence TGTGGGTACACCATTTAcggattatgattattatttgtacTACAAAAATGGTGATGATCCATCTGCATTGCCCTGTGATTATGGAACTCATGGAGCTAGCATTCTCCCTGTGTTATATTCCTTGTTTTTCATCGTTGGCTTTCTGGGTAACATACTGGTGATCTGGGTGGTCTTGCTGGGTGTGAAGCTTAGAAGCATGACTGACATCTGTCTTCTGAACCTTGCTGTAGCTGACCTGCTCTTGGTCTGCTCCCTCCCCTTCCTAGCACACAGTGCCAGAGACCAGTGGATCTTTGGAAATTTCATGTGCACTGTGGTTTTCAGTGTCTACAACATTGGATTCTATAGTGGGATATTCTTCATTGTTCTGATGAGTGTTGATCGATACTTAGCTGTAGTTCATGCTGTGTTTGCTTTGAGAGTCAGAACAAGGACATATGGGATCTTAGCCAGTGTGATCATATGGATCATTGCAGTTTCAGCATCCTTTCCTGAGTTGTTAAATCTCAAAACCACACAGATGAGTagcttaacttactgtatatattatcCAACAAATAATGTAGATTCTAGTCATTATTCAATGATTATTGGCATCTTTAGAAAAAATATCATGGGTTTAATTCTTCCACTTATTGTTATTGGATTTTGTTACTCAATGATTCTGATGAAACTCCTGACAGTTCGCTCTCCCAGGAGGCAGGCTATCCGTCTTGTCATCACGGTAATGGTGGTCTTCTTCTGCTGTTGGGCTCCATACAATGTTGCAGCTTTTGTGAAAGCCTTAGAGCTGAGTAAATATACAAACTCAACTTGTGAGAGCAGTAAGGCAATCAAAATAAGCTTGCAGATCACAGAAGCTTTGGCTTACTCACACAGCTGTGTGAATCCCTTTCTTtatgtgtttgtgggagagaaattTAGGAAGCAACTTTTCAGACTCCTGTACAGGACACCCTTCAGTAGAGTGCAGTTTATGAAGAGCTACATTATACAGGGCACAGGATCTGTTTACTCACAGACCACTAGTGTGGATGAGAGATCAGCTATAGcagtttaa
- the LOC113100861 gene encoding C-C chemokine receptor type 5-like isoform X1 — translation MNSTAASLRTTAQHPWTGRTSYPYLNDITSARTTAQHPWTGSTSYPHLNDITSASVGTPFTDYDYYLYYKNGDDPSALPCDYGTHGASILPVLYSLFFIVGFLGNILVIWVVLLGVKLRSMTDICLLNLAVADLLLVCSLPFLAHSARDQWIFGNFMCTVVFSVYNIGFYSGIFFIVLMSVDRYLAVVHAVFALRVRTRTYGILASVIIWIIAVSASFPELLNLKTTQMSSLTYCIYYPTNNVDSSHYSMIIGIFRKNIMGLILPLIVIGFCYSMILMKLLTVRSPRRQAIRLVITVMVVFFCCWAPYNVAAFVKALELSKYTNSTCESSKAIKISLQITEALAYSHSCVNPFLYVFVGEKFRKQLFRLLYRTPFSRVQFMKSYIIQGTGSVYSQTTSVDERSAIAV, via the exons GACTACTGCACAGCATCCATGGACTGGGAGTACATCTTACCCTCATCTAAATGACATTACATCTGCCAG TGTGGGTACACCATTTAcggattatgattattatttgtacTACAAAAATGGTGATGATCCATCTGCATTGCCCTGTGATTATGGAACTCATGGAGCTAGCATTCTCCCTGTGTTATATTCCTTGTTTTTCATCGTTGGCTTTCTGGGTAACATACTGGTGATCTGGGTGGTCTTGCTGGGTGTGAAGCTTAGAAGCATGACTGACATCTGTCTTCTGAACCTTGCTGTAGCTGACCTGCTCTTGGTCTGCTCCCTCCCCTTCCTAGCACACAGTGCCAGAGACCAGTGGATCTTTGGAAATTTCATGTGCACTGTGGTTTTCAGTGTCTACAACATTGGATTCTATAGTGGGATATTCTTCATTGTTCTGATGAGTGTTGATCGATACTTAGCTGTAGTTCATGCTGTGTTTGCTTTGAGAGTCAGAACAAGGACATATGGGATCTTAGCCAGTGTGATCATATGGATCATTGCAGTTTCAGCATCCTTTCCTGAGTTGTTAAATCTCAAAACCACACAGATGAGTagcttaacttactgtatatattatcCAACAAATAATGTAGATTCTAGTCATTATTCAATGATTATTGGCATCTTTAGAAAAAATATCATGGGTTTAATTCTTCCACTTATTGTTATTGGATTTTGTTACTCAATGATTCTGATGAAACTCCTGACAGTTCGCTCTCCCAGGAGGCAGGCTATCCGTCTTGTCATCACGGTAATGGTGGTCTTCTTCTGCTGTTGGGCTCCATACAATGTTGCAGCTTTTGTGAAAGCCTTAGAGCTGAGTAAATATACAAACTCAACTTGTGAGAGCAGTAAGGCAATCAAAATAAGCTTGCAGATCACAGAAGCTTTGGCTTACTCACACAGCTGTGTGAATCCCTTTCTTtatgtgtttgtgggagagaaattTAGGAAGCAACTTTTCAGACTCCTGTACAGGACACCCTTCAGTAGAGTGCAGTTTATGAAGAGCTACATTATACAGGGCACAGGATCTGTTTACTCACAGACCACTAGTGTGGATGAGAGATCAGCTATAGcagtttaa